One genomic segment of Mastomys coucha isolate ucsf_1 unplaced genomic scaffold, UCSF_Mcou_1 pScaffold22, whole genome shotgun sequence includes these proteins:
- the Slc8b1 gene encoding mitochondrial sodium/calcium exchanger protein isoform X4 codes for MAGRWLDLLWAPGFLCVALTLETVSGAGDPSTKAHGHIQFSDGGVNQAAMEDCRAVCGLNTSDRCDFVRRNPDCRSEGGYLDYLKGVFCYFPPNLLPLAITLYVFWLLYLFLILGVTAAKFFCPNLSAISTSLKLSHNVAGVTFLAFGNGAPDIFSALVAFSDPRTAGLAIGALFGAGVLVTTVVAGGITILHPFMAASRPFLRDIAFYMVAVFLTFTALYFGRITLAWALGYLGLYVFYVVTVIICTWVYQRQRSRSLVHSISETPELLSDSEEDQMSSNTNSYDYGDEYRPLLLGQETTVQILIQALNPVDYRKWRTQSISWRLLKVVKLPVEFLLLLTVPVVDPDKDDRNWKRPLNCLQLVISPLVLVLTLQSGVYGIYEIGGLLPVWAVVVIVGTALASVTFFATSNSEPPRLHWLFAFLGFLTSALWINAAATEVVNILRSLGVVFHLSNTVLGLTLLAWGNSIGDAFSDFTLARQGYPRMAFSACFGGIIFNILVGVGLGCLLQIVRNHAAEVKD; via the exons TGCCGTGCTGTGTGTGGCCTCAACACATCTGACCGCTGTGACTTTGTCAGGAGGAATCCCGACTGCCGCAGCGAAGGGGGCTACCTGGACTACCTCAAGGGCGTCTTCTGCTACTTCCCCCCCAACCTCCTCCCTCTGGCCATCACCCTCTAT GTTTTCTGGCTCCTTTACCTCTTTCTAATCCTGGGAGTCACGGCGGCCAAATT CTTCTGTCCTAACCTGTCAGCCATCTCCACTAGCCTTAAGCTCTCCCACAACGTGGCA GGTGTCACCTTCCTGGCCTTTGGAAATGGCGCTCCAGACATCTTCAGCGCTCTAGTGGCTTTCTCAGATCCACGTACTGCTGGCCTGGCCATCGGAGCTCTGTTTG GTGCAGGGGTGCTGGTCACCACTGTGGTGGCCGGAGGCATCACCATCCTGCATCCCTTCATGGCCGCCTCCAGGCCCTTCCTCAGGGACATCGCTTTCTACATGGTGGCCGTGTTCCTAACCTTCACCGCACTCTATTTTGGCAGGATCACGCTAGCGTGGGCACTGG GTTACCTGGGCCTCTATGTGTTCTATGTGGTCACAGTAATCATCTGCACTTGGGTCTACCAACGGCAGCGAAGCAGGTCTCTGGTCCACTCCATATCGGAGACACCAG AACTGCTGTCTGACTCAGAGGAGGACCAGATGTCTTCCAACACCAACAGCTATGACTATG GAGATGAGTACCGGCCTCTGTTGCTGGGTCAGGAGACCACGGTCCAGATCCTGATCCAAGCCCTGAATCCCGTGGACTACAGGAAGTGGAGAACTCAGTCGATATCCTGGAGGCTCCTGAAAGTAGTCAAG ttACCTGTGGAATTCTTGTTGCTGCTCACGGTACCCGTTGTGGACCCAGACAAGGATGATCGGAATTGGAAACGGCCACTTAACTGTCTGCAGCTGGTCATCAGCCCCCTGGTCCTGGTCCTGACCTTGCAATCAGGGGTCT ATGGGATCTATGAGATTGGTGGCCTCCTTCCGGTCTGGGCTGTGGTGGTGATAGTGGGCACGGCCCTGGCTTCAGTGACCTTCTTTGCCACATCTAACAGCGAACCCCCGAGACTGCACTGG CTCTTTGCTTTCCTGGGTTTCCTGACCAGCGCTCTGTGGATCAATGCAGCTGCCACAGAGGTGGTGAACATCTTGCGGTCCCTGGGTGTGGTCTTCCACCTGAGTAACACAGTCCTAGGGCTGACCCTCCTGGCCTGGGGGAACAGCATTGGAG ATGCATTCTCAGATTTCACACTGGCCCGCCAGGGATACCCTCGGAtggctttctctgcctgtttcGGTGGCATCATCTTCA ACATCCTGGTTGGTGTAGGGCTGGGCTGCTTGCTGCAGATCGTCCGGAACCATGCTGCGGAGGTGAAG GACTGA
- the Slc8b1 gene encoding mitochondrial sodium/calcium exchanger protein isoform X1: protein MAGRWLDLLWAPGFLCVALTLETVSGAGDPSTKAHGHIQFSDGGVNQAAMEDCRAVCGLNTSDRCDFVRRNPDCRSEGGYLDYLKGVFCYFPPNLLPLAITLYVFWLLYLFLILGVTAAKFFCPNLSAISTSLKLSHNVAGVTFLAFGNGAPDIFSALVAFSDPRTAGLAIGALFGAGVLVTTVVAGGITILHPFMAASRPFLRDIAFYMVAVFLTFTALYFGRITLAWALGYLGLYVFYVVTVIICTWVYQRQRSRSLVHSISETPELLSDSEEDQMSSNTNSYDYGDEYRPLLLGQETTVQILIQALNPVDYRKWRTQSISWRLLKVVKLPVEFLLLLTVPVVDPDKDDRNWKRPLNCLQLVISPLVLVLTLQSGVYGIYEIGGLLPVWAVVVIVGTALASVTFFATSNSEPPRLHWLFAFLGFLTSALWINAAATEVVNILRSLGVVFHLSNTVLGLTLLAWGNSIGDAFSDFTLARQGYPRMAFSACFGGIIFNILVGVGLGCLLQIVRNHAAEVKLEPDGLLVWVLASALGLSLVFSLVSVPLQCFRLSKAYGLCLLLFYGCFLVMVLLTEFGVIHLKKV, encoded by the exons TGCCGTGCTGTGTGTGGCCTCAACACATCTGACCGCTGTGACTTTGTCAGGAGGAATCCCGACTGCCGCAGCGAAGGGGGCTACCTGGACTACCTCAAGGGCGTCTTCTGCTACTTCCCCCCCAACCTCCTCCCTCTGGCCATCACCCTCTAT GTTTTCTGGCTCCTTTACCTCTTTCTAATCCTGGGAGTCACGGCGGCCAAATT CTTCTGTCCTAACCTGTCAGCCATCTCCACTAGCCTTAAGCTCTCCCACAACGTGGCA GGTGTCACCTTCCTGGCCTTTGGAAATGGCGCTCCAGACATCTTCAGCGCTCTAGTGGCTTTCTCAGATCCACGTACTGCTGGCCTGGCCATCGGAGCTCTGTTTG GTGCAGGGGTGCTGGTCACCACTGTGGTGGCCGGAGGCATCACCATCCTGCATCCCTTCATGGCCGCCTCCAGGCCCTTCCTCAGGGACATCGCTTTCTACATGGTGGCCGTGTTCCTAACCTTCACCGCACTCTATTTTGGCAGGATCACGCTAGCGTGGGCACTGG GTTACCTGGGCCTCTATGTGTTCTATGTGGTCACAGTAATCATCTGCACTTGGGTCTACCAACGGCAGCGAAGCAGGTCTCTGGTCCACTCCATATCGGAGACACCAG AACTGCTGTCTGACTCAGAGGAGGACCAGATGTCTTCCAACACCAACAGCTATGACTATG GAGATGAGTACCGGCCTCTGTTGCTGGGTCAGGAGACCACGGTCCAGATCCTGATCCAAGCCCTGAATCCCGTGGACTACAGGAAGTGGAGAACTCAGTCGATATCCTGGAGGCTCCTGAAAGTAGTCAAG ttACCTGTGGAATTCTTGTTGCTGCTCACGGTACCCGTTGTGGACCCAGACAAGGATGATCGGAATTGGAAACGGCCACTTAACTGTCTGCAGCTGGTCATCAGCCCCCTGGTCCTGGTCCTGACCTTGCAATCAGGGGTCT ATGGGATCTATGAGATTGGTGGCCTCCTTCCGGTCTGGGCTGTGGTGGTGATAGTGGGCACGGCCCTGGCTTCAGTGACCTTCTTTGCCACATCTAACAGCGAACCCCCGAGACTGCACTGG CTCTTTGCTTTCCTGGGTTTCCTGACCAGCGCTCTGTGGATCAATGCAGCTGCCACAGAGGTGGTGAACATCTTGCGGTCCCTGGGTGTGGTCTTCCACCTGAGTAACACAGTCCTAGGGCTGACCCTCCTGGCCTGGGGGAACAGCATTGGAG ATGCATTCTCAGATTTCACACTGGCCCGCCAGGGATACCCTCGGAtggctttctctgcctgtttcGGTGGCATCATCTTCA ACATCCTGGTTGGTGTAGGGCTGGGCTGCTTGCTGCAGATCGTCCGGAACCATGCTGCGGAGGTGAAG CTGGAGCCCGATGGACTGCTGGTGTGGGTGCTGGCCAGTGCTCTGGGCCTCAGCCTGGTCTTCTCCCTGGTCTCCGTTCCGCTTCAGTGTTTCCGGCTCAGCAAGGCCTacggcctctgcctcctcctcttctatggCTGTTTCCTTGTCATGGTCCTTCTCACAGAGTTCGGGGTGATTCACTTGAAGAAGGTCTGA
- the Slc8b1 gene encoding mitochondrial sodium/calcium exchanger protein isoform X2 — MSSSFFPWVLETGFFCSPGCPGILPVHQIQTWGLVCLCLLHAGSKCRAVCGLNTSDRCDFVRRNPDCRSEGGYLDYLKGVFCYFPPNLLPLAITLYVFWLLYLFLILGVTAAKFFCPNLSAISTSLKLSHNVAGVTFLAFGNGAPDIFSALVAFSDPRTAGLAIGALFGAGVLVTTVVAGGITILHPFMAASRPFLRDIAFYMVAVFLTFTALYFGRITLAWALGYLGLYVFYVVTVIICTWVYQRQRSRSLVHSISETPELLSDSEEDQMSSNTNSYDYGDEYRPLLLGQETTVQILIQALNPVDYRKWRTQSISWRLLKVVKLPVEFLLLLTVPVVDPDKDDRNWKRPLNCLQLVISPLVLVLTLQSGVYGIYEIGGLLPVWAVVVIVGTALASVTFFATSNSEPPRLHWLFAFLGFLTSALWINAAATEVVNILRSLGVVFHLSNTVLGLTLLAWGNSIGDAFSDFTLARQGYPRMAFSACFGGIIFNILVGVGLGCLLQIVRNHAAEVKLEPDGLLVWVLASALGLSLVFSLVSVPLQCFRLSKAYGLCLLLFYGCFLVMVLLTEFGVIHLKKV, encoded by the exons TGCCGTGCTGTGTGTGGCCTCAACACATCTGACCGCTGTGACTTTGTCAGGAGGAATCCCGACTGCCGCAGCGAAGGGGGCTACCTGGACTACCTCAAGGGCGTCTTCTGCTACTTCCCCCCCAACCTCCTCCCTCTGGCCATCACCCTCTAT GTTTTCTGGCTCCTTTACCTCTTTCTAATCCTGGGAGTCACGGCGGCCAAATT CTTCTGTCCTAACCTGTCAGCCATCTCCACTAGCCTTAAGCTCTCCCACAACGTGGCA GGTGTCACCTTCCTGGCCTTTGGAAATGGCGCTCCAGACATCTTCAGCGCTCTAGTGGCTTTCTCAGATCCACGTACTGCTGGCCTGGCCATCGGAGCTCTGTTTG GTGCAGGGGTGCTGGTCACCACTGTGGTGGCCGGAGGCATCACCATCCTGCATCCCTTCATGGCCGCCTCCAGGCCCTTCCTCAGGGACATCGCTTTCTACATGGTGGCCGTGTTCCTAACCTTCACCGCACTCTATTTTGGCAGGATCACGCTAGCGTGGGCACTGG GTTACCTGGGCCTCTATGTGTTCTATGTGGTCACAGTAATCATCTGCACTTGGGTCTACCAACGGCAGCGAAGCAGGTCTCTGGTCCACTCCATATCGGAGACACCAG AACTGCTGTCTGACTCAGAGGAGGACCAGATGTCTTCCAACACCAACAGCTATGACTATG GAGATGAGTACCGGCCTCTGTTGCTGGGTCAGGAGACCACGGTCCAGATCCTGATCCAAGCCCTGAATCCCGTGGACTACAGGAAGTGGAGAACTCAGTCGATATCCTGGAGGCTCCTGAAAGTAGTCAAG ttACCTGTGGAATTCTTGTTGCTGCTCACGGTACCCGTTGTGGACCCAGACAAGGATGATCGGAATTGGAAACGGCCACTTAACTGTCTGCAGCTGGTCATCAGCCCCCTGGTCCTGGTCCTGACCTTGCAATCAGGGGTCT ATGGGATCTATGAGATTGGTGGCCTCCTTCCGGTCTGGGCTGTGGTGGTGATAGTGGGCACGGCCCTGGCTTCAGTGACCTTCTTTGCCACATCTAACAGCGAACCCCCGAGACTGCACTGG CTCTTTGCTTTCCTGGGTTTCCTGACCAGCGCTCTGTGGATCAATGCAGCTGCCACAGAGGTGGTGAACATCTTGCGGTCCCTGGGTGTGGTCTTCCACCTGAGTAACACAGTCCTAGGGCTGACCCTCCTGGCCTGGGGGAACAGCATTGGAG ATGCATTCTCAGATTTCACACTGGCCCGCCAGGGATACCCTCGGAtggctttctctgcctgtttcGGTGGCATCATCTTCA ACATCCTGGTTGGTGTAGGGCTGGGCTGCTTGCTGCAGATCGTCCGGAACCATGCTGCGGAGGTGAAG CTGGAGCCCGATGGACTGCTGGTGTGGGTGCTGGCCAGTGCTCTGGGCCTCAGCCTGGTCTTCTCCCTGGTCTCCGTTCCGCTTCAGTGTTTCCGGCTCAGCAAGGCCTacggcctctgcctcctcctcttctatggCTGTTTCCTTGTCATGGTCCTTCTCACAGAGTTCGGGGTGATTCACTTGAAGAAGGTCTGA
- the Slc8b1 gene encoding mitochondrial sodium/calcium exchanger protein isoform X3 codes for MDTSNFQTEVSTRLPWRMRNPDCRSEGGYLDYLKGVFCYFPPNLLPLAITLYVFWLLYLFLILGVTAAKFFCPNLSAISTSLKLSHNVAGVTFLAFGNGAPDIFSALVAFSDPRTAGLAIGALFGAGVLVTTVVAGGITILHPFMAASRPFLRDIAFYMVAVFLTFTALYFGRITLAWALGYLGLYVFYVVTVIICTWVYQRQRSRSLVHSISETPELLSDSEEDQMSSNTNSYDYGDEYRPLLLGQETTVQILIQALNPVDYRKWRTQSISWRLLKVVKLPVEFLLLLTVPVVDPDKDDRNWKRPLNCLQLVISPLVLVLTLQSGVYGIYEIGGLLPVWAVVVIVGTALASVTFFATSNSEPPRLHWLFAFLGFLTSALWINAAATEVVNILRSLGVVFHLSNTVLGLTLLAWGNSIGDAFSDFTLARQGYPRMAFSACFGGIIFNILVGVGLGCLLQIVRNHAAEVKLEPDGLLVWVLASALGLSLVFSLVSVPLQCFRLSKAYGLCLLLFYGCFLVMVLLTEFGVIHLKKV; via the exons GAGGAATCCCGACTGCCGCAGCGAAGGGGGCTACCTGGACTACCTCAAGGGCGTCTTCTGCTACTTCCCCCCCAACCTCCTCCCTCTGGCCATCACCCTCTAT GTTTTCTGGCTCCTTTACCTCTTTCTAATCCTGGGAGTCACGGCGGCCAAATT CTTCTGTCCTAACCTGTCAGCCATCTCCACTAGCCTTAAGCTCTCCCACAACGTGGCA GGTGTCACCTTCCTGGCCTTTGGAAATGGCGCTCCAGACATCTTCAGCGCTCTAGTGGCTTTCTCAGATCCACGTACTGCTGGCCTGGCCATCGGAGCTCTGTTTG GTGCAGGGGTGCTGGTCACCACTGTGGTGGCCGGAGGCATCACCATCCTGCATCCCTTCATGGCCGCCTCCAGGCCCTTCCTCAGGGACATCGCTTTCTACATGGTGGCCGTGTTCCTAACCTTCACCGCACTCTATTTTGGCAGGATCACGCTAGCGTGGGCACTGG GTTACCTGGGCCTCTATGTGTTCTATGTGGTCACAGTAATCATCTGCACTTGGGTCTACCAACGGCAGCGAAGCAGGTCTCTGGTCCACTCCATATCGGAGACACCAG AACTGCTGTCTGACTCAGAGGAGGACCAGATGTCTTCCAACACCAACAGCTATGACTATG GAGATGAGTACCGGCCTCTGTTGCTGGGTCAGGAGACCACGGTCCAGATCCTGATCCAAGCCCTGAATCCCGTGGACTACAGGAAGTGGAGAACTCAGTCGATATCCTGGAGGCTCCTGAAAGTAGTCAAG ttACCTGTGGAATTCTTGTTGCTGCTCACGGTACCCGTTGTGGACCCAGACAAGGATGATCGGAATTGGAAACGGCCACTTAACTGTCTGCAGCTGGTCATCAGCCCCCTGGTCCTGGTCCTGACCTTGCAATCAGGGGTCT ATGGGATCTATGAGATTGGTGGCCTCCTTCCGGTCTGGGCTGTGGTGGTGATAGTGGGCACGGCCCTGGCTTCAGTGACCTTCTTTGCCACATCTAACAGCGAACCCCCGAGACTGCACTGG CTCTTTGCTTTCCTGGGTTTCCTGACCAGCGCTCTGTGGATCAATGCAGCTGCCACAGAGGTGGTGAACATCTTGCGGTCCCTGGGTGTGGTCTTCCACCTGAGTAACACAGTCCTAGGGCTGACCCTCCTGGCCTGGGGGAACAGCATTGGAG ATGCATTCTCAGATTTCACACTGGCCCGCCAGGGATACCCTCGGAtggctttctctgcctgtttcGGTGGCATCATCTTCA ACATCCTGGTTGGTGTAGGGCTGGGCTGCTTGCTGCAGATCGTCCGGAACCATGCTGCGGAGGTGAAG CTGGAGCCCGATGGACTGCTGGTGTGGGTGCTGGCCAGTGCTCTGGGCCTCAGCCTGGTCTTCTCCCTGGTCTCCGTTCCGCTTCAGTGTTTCCGGCTCAGCAAGGCCTacggcctctgcctcctcctcttctatggCTGTTTCCTTGTCATGGTCCTTCTCACAGAGTTCGGGGTGATTCACTTGAAGAAGGTCTGA
- the Slc8b1 gene encoding mitochondrial sodium/calcium exchanger protein isoform X5, which translates to MLDQRRNPDCRSEGGYLDYLKGVFCYFPPNLLPLAITLYVFWLLYLFLILGVTAAKFFCPNLSAISTSLKLSHNVAGVTFLAFGNGAPDIFSALVAFSDPRTAGLAIGALFGAGVLVTTVVAGGITILHPFMAASRPFLRDIAFYMVAVFLTFTALYFGRITLAWALGYLGLYVFYVVTVIICTWVYQRQRSRSLVHSISETPELLSDSEEDQMSSNTNSYDYGDEYRPLLLGQETTVQILIQALNPVDYRKWRTQSISWRLLKVVKLPVEFLLLLTVPVVDPDKDDRNWKRPLNCLQLVISPLVLVLTLQSGVYGIYEIGGLLPVWAVVVIVGTALASVTFFATSNSEPPRLHWLFAFLGFLTSALWINAAATEVVNILRSLGVVFHLSNTVLGLTLLAWGNSIGDAFSDFTLARQGYPRMAFSACFGGIIFNILVGVGLGCLLQIVRNHAAEVKLEPDGLLVWVLASALGLSLVFSLVSVPLQCFRLSKAYGLCLLLFYGCFLVMVLLTEFGVIHLKKV; encoded by the exons GAGGAATCCCGACTGCCGCAGCGAAGGGGGCTACCTGGACTACCTCAAGGGCGTCTTCTGCTACTTCCCCCCCAACCTCCTCCCTCTGGCCATCACCCTCTAT GTTTTCTGGCTCCTTTACCTCTTTCTAATCCTGGGAGTCACGGCGGCCAAATT CTTCTGTCCTAACCTGTCAGCCATCTCCACTAGCCTTAAGCTCTCCCACAACGTGGCA GGTGTCACCTTCCTGGCCTTTGGAAATGGCGCTCCAGACATCTTCAGCGCTCTAGTGGCTTTCTCAGATCCACGTACTGCTGGCCTGGCCATCGGAGCTCTGTTTG GTGCAGGGGTGCTGGTCACCACTGTGGTGGCCGGAGGCATCACCATCCTGCATCCCTTCATGGCCGCCTCCAGGCCCTTCCTCAGGGACATCGCTTTCTACATGGTGGCCGTGTTCCTAACCTTCACCGCACTCTATTTTGGCAGGATCACGCTAGCGTGGGCACTGG GTTACCTGGGCCTCTATGTGTTCTATGTGGTCACAGTAATCATCTGCACTTGGGTCTACCAACGGCAGCGAAGCAGGTCTCTGGTCCACTCCATATCGGAGACACCAG AACTGCTGTCTGACTCAGAGGAGGACCAGATGTCTTCCAACACCAACAGCTATGACTATG GAGATGAGTACCGGCCTCTGTTGCTGGGTCAGGAGACCACGGTCCAGATCCTGATCCAAGCCCTGAATCCCGTGGACTACAGGAAGTGGAGAACTCAGTCGATATCCTGGAGGCTCCTGAAAGTAGTCAAG ttACCTGTGGAATTCTTGTTGCTGCTCACGGTACCCGTTGTGGACCCAGACAAGGATGATCGGAATTGGAAACGGCCACTTAACTGTCTGCAGCTGGTCATCAGCCCCCTGGTCCTGGTCCTGACCTTGCAATCAGGGGTCT ATGGGATCTATGAGATTGGTGGCCTCCTTCCGGTCTGGGCTGTGGTGGTGATAGTGGGCACGGCCCTGGCTTCAGTGACCTTCTTTGCCACATCTAACAGCGAACCCCCGAGACTGCACTGG CTCTTTGCTTTCCTGGGTTTCCTGACCAGCGCTCTGTGGATCAATGCAGCTGCCACAGAGGTGGTGAACATCTTGCGGTCCCTGGGTGTGGTCTTCCACCTGAGTAACACAGTCCTAGGGCTGACCCTCCTGGCCTGGGGGAACAGCATTGGAG ATGCATTCTCAGATTTCACACTGGCCCGCCAGGGATACCCTCGGAtggctttctctgcctgtttcGGTGGCATCATCTTCA ACATCCTGGTTGGTGTAGGGCTGGGCTGCTTGCTGCAGATCGTCCGGAACCATGCTGCGGAGGTGAAG CTGGAGCCCGATGGACTGCTGGTGTGGGTGCTGGCCAGTGCTCTGGGCCTCAGCCTGGTCTTCTCCCTGGTCTCCGTTCCGCTTCAGTGTTTCCGGCTCAGCAAGGCCTacggcctctgcctcctcctcttctatggCTGTTTCCTTGTCATGGTCCTTCTCACAGAGTTCGGGGTGATTCACTTGAAGAAGGTCTGA